In Marasmius oreades isolate 03SP1 chromosome 1, whole genome shotgun sequence, one DNA window encodes the following:
- a CDS encoding uncharacterized protein (MEROPS:MER0047718), with amino-acid sequence MGFSHLFFALLYLSADAQALSINSHAPYSSGPIPNRYVVEFNQDASGFKRDSTPHQEFRQALESQDVRHVVRKEYNHPVFKGVSLQVEDYTDVFELKNLPGVKAVHQARRFPPPRVPARVVSSAKDPNFPTDSQSSHTLTGVNKLHAQGITGKGIKIGMIDTGVDYKHPALGGGIGPNFKVVGGFDFVGDDYTGANEPVPDSDPMDQCNGHGTHVAGIIGADPGGPENPFNVTGVAYSASLSAYRVLGCEGGVEDEVVIEALLRAAEDGNNVITLSLGGPSGWSQSPSALVASNIADSGVAVTAAAGNEGKTGAWFAEFPAGGKSVISVASVDNSVFPVVTARVHGVDHAPIPYDAVFPLTSVPTPFPIFALSNDTTVADDACDPLPDSIPDLSQYVVVARRGSCTFEQKLRNIGAKRGNLTLFYNNEPGLLGIEVGEFQAALIRAEDGEFLVKQFVDGVPIMLSFDEDLEQFRDPAGGLVSLFSNYGPTNEMDFKPSVAAPGGNILSTLPTALGSYGIRSGTSMSTPYVAGVVALLLEVNGQSDEVSRNMRTLLQTTAASVPSNYTEGAPLQTLAQQGAGLVNAFNAAYATTLVSPGELLLNDTENFQPVHNFTVLNSAPSSKTYKLSHEPAGTVATVTEGTNFTAVGPLPLSNDYADLTLSETTFTLQPGERKTITATFAPLKEDSNTLPVYSGFIRIESGDDGEPPLHVSYLGAGGSLKDRQVIDNTDVVFGVTLPVILNATGDPQEVPTNYTFQDGDFPSLLARLNFGTPLLIIDLVQSNTEINITLNKRGSFGPAFTNPNKREPGGIFTDVPISGRLFEFPYLPRNTLEEGGLNPFNQFNITEPIFANGTTVPNGAYKILLSALKVTGDPSNELDYETWLSPVVVGVSVPS; translated from the exons ATGGGTTTTTCGCACTTGTTTTTTGCCCTCCTATATCTCTCTGCTGATGCTCAGGCTCTTTCCATCAACTCGCATGCCCCTTATTCTTCCGGGCCGATCCCGAATCGATATGTTGTTGAATTCAACCAAGATGCAAGTGGTTTTAAGCGT GACTCTACCCCACACCAAGAATTTCGCCAGGCTCTCGAGTCGCAGGATGTGAGGCACGTTGTCAGGAAGGAGTATAATCATCCGGTTTTCAAAGGGGTTTCGTTACAAGTAGAG GATTATACT GATGTTTTCGAATTGAAAAATCTTCCTGGCGTGAAAGCGGTACATCAAGCCCGCAGGTTCCCTCCCCCTCG TGTCCCTGCTCGTGTCGTCTCGAGCGCAAAGGACCCGAATTTTCCAACCGACTCACAATCGAGTCATACGCTTACT GGCGTGAACAAGCTTCATGCTCAAGGCATTACTGGCAAAGGAATCAAGATCGGGAT GATCGACACAG GTGTTGATTATAAACATCCTGCTCTGGGAGGTGGCATTGGACCCAACTTCAAGGTTGTGGGAGGATTCGATTTTGTCGGAGACGATTACACCG GTGCCAATGAACCTGTACCAGACTCGGATCCCATGGATCAATGCAATG GACATGGCACTCACGTCGCG GGAATAATCGGTGCCGACCCCGGCGGACCTGAAAATCCCTTCAATGTAACCGGTGTAGCATATTCGGCTTCACTCTCGGCTTACCGCGTCTTAGGGTGTGAGGGTGGCGTTGAAGACGAAG TGGTCATCGAGGCTTTGTTGAGAGCAGCGGAGGATGGGAATAACGTCATCACACTATCACTTGGCGGCCCCAGCGGCTGGTCACAGTCACCATCTGCACTCGTTGCAAGCAACATCGCAGACTCTGGAGTGGCGGTCACAGCAGCAGCTGGAAATGAG GGGAAGACGGGCGCTTGGTTCGCCGAGTTTCCTGCAGGCGGCAAGAGTGTCATTTCCGTGGCCAGCGTGGACAA CTCGGTCTTTCCCGTAGTAACCGCAAGGGTCCACGGCGTAGACCACGCTCCGATACCATACGATGCGGTGTTCCCATTGACCTCGGTACCAACACCGTTCCCTATTTTTGCTCTTTCAAATGATACCACGGTGGCTGATGATGCATGCGATCCACTTCCGGACTCCATTCCTGACCTGTCGCAATATGTGGTG GTTGCACGCAGAGGTTCATGTACTTTT GAACAAAAGTTAAGGAATATTGGGGCCAAGAGAGGAAACTTGACTCTGTTTTACAA CAACGAACCGGGCCTCCTGGGAATCGAGGTTGGGGAGTTCCAAGCCGCATTAATTCGTGCAGAAGACGGAGAGTTC CTTGTCAAGCAATTCGTTGACGGCGTGCCGATTATGTTATCCTTCGATGAAGACCTGGAACAGTTCCGTGATCCAGCAGGAGGACTGGTTTCCTTATTCTCGAA CTATGGTCCCACAAATGAAATGGACTTCAAACCATCGGTTGCTGCACCTGGGGGCAATAT CCTTTCAACCCTGCCCACAGCCTTGGGTTCATATGGTATCAGATCCGGGACAAG TATGTCGACTCCCTATGTTGCAGGGGTTGTCGCCTTGCTGCTCGAAGTGAATGGGCAATCAGACGAGGTTTCCCGTAACATGCGAACCCTCCTTCAAACGACTGCTGCCAGCGTTCCTTCGAACTACACAGAGGGCGCCCCGCTGCAAACGCTCGCCCAGCAAGGGGCAGGGCTCGTCAATGCGTTCAACGCAGCGTATGCTACAACACTCGTATCGCCCGGTGAACTCCTCCTGAACGACACGGAAAATTTCCAGCCAGT ACACAACTTCACAGTCCTCAATAGCGCTCCTTCATCGAAGACATACAAGCTTTCCCACGAACCCGCTGGGACAGTTGCCACTGTGACTGAA GGAACAAACTTTACCGCCGTCGGACCCCTGCCTCTTTCGAACGACTATGCCGATCTTACCCTCAGTGAAACGACATTTACGTTGCAACCCGGCGAACGCAAGACCATTACGGCTACCTTTGCACCATTGAAAGAGGACTCCAACACCTTACCTGTTTACTCTGGATTTATCCGAATTGAGTCGGGCGACGACGGAGAACCTCCGCTTCATGTGTCGTATCTGGGAGCCGGAGGTTCTCTCAAAGACAGACAAGTTATCGATAACACTGATGTAGTTTTTGGAGTGACACTGCCTGTCATTCTCAATGCCACCGGCGACCCTCAGGAAGTACCAACGAATTATACGTTCCAAGACGGTGACTTTCCGTCACTTCTTGCACG ACTTAACTTCGGAACGCCTCTCCTTATAATTGATTTAGTCCAAAGCAACACTGAGATAAACATAACCCTCAACAAGCGTGGTTCCTTTGGGCCTGCCTTCACGAACCCCAACAAACGTGAACCTGGAGGAATCTTTACGGACGTGCCCATTTCCGGCCGCCTGTTTGAATTTCCCTATCTCCCTCGTAACACCCTC GAGGAAGGAGGATTAAATCCTTTCAATCAGTTCAATATCACTGAACCAATATTCGCCAATGGGACGACTGTTCCTAATGGCGCATATAAGATCCTTCTCAGCGCTCTGAAAGTTACCGGAGACCCTTCGAATGAGCTCGATTACGAGACATGGTTGAGTCCGGTTGTAGTGGGCGTGTCTGTTCCAAGTTGA